The Magnetococcales bacterium genomic interval TCTGGCACTCATTCCGGATGTACATCAACTGACCCATTATCCCTTTGCTCACATTCATGCCAAAATGTGTCAGCAAGCCCGATCATTGGGGTGGACATGCGCTGATTTTCTTGATGATCTGGGGAAGTTCAGCGGACCGGATCTGTGGACCATTCCTGGTGACCCCCACCCGAATGCCACCGCACACGCCATCATGGCGGAACGTTTGGCAAAAGTGATCAAAGGTTTGTAGAAATGCTTTTCCAGTCTCTGCCATTTTTGGTGTTTTTTGTCACCTTTCTTGTGGCACTGCCTTTGTTTCATGGTTTGGCGCGTTGTATTTACGTCACGGTAGCCAGTTACATCTTCTATGCCTGGTGGGAACCCCGGTTTGTCCCGGTATTGTTGCTGCTGACTCTGTTTGCCCACCATTTCGCCAACCGTGTCCATTTAAACCGCCACCAAAAATGGATTGTCGTCGCCCTGGGTTTGGTGCCCTTGGCACTCTTCAAATACACCAACTTCATTTTGGAAAATTTTGCCCGGTTGAGTGGGTTTGAGATTCATTTTCATGCCGACTGGCGGTTGCCATTGGGCATCTCGTTCATCACGTTTACAGTCATCGCTTATATTTTGGATATTCAGTCCGGGCGCACTTCGCGGGAAGGCCGCTTCTGGTATTCGGCTTTATATATTGCTTTCTTTCCCCATTTGATTGCCGGCCCCATTTTGCGCGCCCGCAAGATTCTGCCTCAGTTGCCACACTTGGGACTGAACCGAAGAGCATTGAAATTTTCCGGCCTTCTCTTCTCCCTGGGTATATTCAAAAAAGTGGTGATCGCCGATCAGATTGCTCCCCATGTGGAACAGGCATTTCGTGGTCTGACAACCTTGACCCAAGGAGAGGCTCTGCTGGCTTTTTATGGTTTTACAATCCAGATTTATTGTGATTTTTCGGGATATTCCGACATGGCGATGGCCCTGGCCCTATTGTTGGGTGTGCGGTTTCCTATCAATTTCAATTCTCCTTATCTCTCTGCGAGTTTCCGGGAATTTTGGCGACGCTGGCACATTTCCCTGTCCCAGTGGCTGCGGGATTATCTATACATTCCTTTGGGTGGGGGGCGAGGTTCCCTGGCACAAACCTTGTTCACCCTCTTCACCACCATGCTGATCGGAGGTCTTTGGCACGGTGCAGCCTGGACCTTTGTCCTGTGGGGTGGTCTGCACGGCTTGTTTCTGGTCGTTGAGGCCGTGGGGCGTCATTGGCGCATTCACCTGCCGCGATGGCTGCGCATTCTGCTTGTGGTTCATGGTGTTGGCGCACTTTGGATCCTTTTCCGTGCCCCGGATGTCACCAGCGCTGCCCGATTAATTCTCAGCGCCTTCTCTCCCGGGGATGTCGGCGCCCTGCTTGCAAACCCTTTGCCCGTACTTTTGATTTTTTTAACCTGGATCTGGCACCCCTACGACAATCCCTCCCGCGTGCGCTGGCTGGCGCACCGTATTCCCTCCCGGATGGCCTACCCTGGGATTTTAATGCTGATTCTTGTTTGCGCCGCAATGACGGTCGAAAATCCGAGCGCTTTTATTTATTTCGATTTTTGACTGCGTGTTATTGCATAACACAACCTGTATTTTTATCTTAGTTATGCTGTCAGTAACCGTATACACAGGGGCGCGTCATGGAAAAACTTCGT includes:
- a CDS encoding MBOAT family protein, whose amino-acid sequence is MLFQSLPFLVFFVTFLVALPLFHGLARCIYVTVASYIFYAWWEPRFVPVLLLLTLFAHHFANRVHLNRHQKWIVVALGLVPLALFKYTNFILENFARLSGFEIHFHADWRLPLGISFITFTVIAYILDIQSGRTSREGRFWYSALYIAFFPHLIAGPILRARKILPQLPHLGLNRRALKFSGLLFSLGIFKKVVIADQIAPHVEQAFRGLTTLTQGEALLAFYGFTIQIYCDFSGYSDMAMALALLLGVRFPINFNSPYLSASFREFWRRWHISLSQWLRDYLYIPLGGGRGSLAQTLFTLFTTMLIGGLWHGAAWTFVLWGGLHGLFLVVEAVGRHWRIHLPRWLRILLVVHGVGALWILFRAPDVTSAARLILSAFSPGDVGALLANPLPVLLIFLTWIWHPYDNPSRVRWLAHRIPSRMAYPGILMLILVCAAMTVENPSAFIYFDF